The Candidatus Neomarinimicrobiota bacterium genome has a segment encoding these proteins:
- a CDS encoding Nramp family divalent metal transporter — MQTNEKRLWDRARETIKNYGPALFVIGATIGTGSVSSLVVSGANHGVDLLWVLIPSCMLFWVLITSISRLTFASGQTFITAVNENIGRTAGFYIVLAIIIGQFSSNIGVLGIVAEASAAWLDVNFLLMAVFWSGLIYILIFFGQYQSFERVLIVLVTILGLSFIIDTFFAHPSAKTVIRGLVPVIPEGGTMVVAAMVGTTLAGSVIVMRSFIVTDKGWTLADLRKERKDSIASAILIFVISGVIMIVAAATMHAQGIRVNEAIDMAFTLEPLLGEFAATVFVVGIVAAGLSSAFPNALVSIWSIADYFNLSRDPKATHFRLLALVFCGAGIIAPLTGGKPVMIQIASLAIQAALMPLLVLFIIILLNKKEVVGDYTNTPVMNFLCGITLLYSGFMGYQAVIGIIETVNAI; from the coding sequence ATGCAAACAAATGAGAAGAGATTATGGGACAGGGCTCGCGAGACTATAAAAAATTATGGTCCCGCCTTGTTTGTGATTGGCGCGACAATCGGCACGGGAAGTGTCTCCTCTCTGGTTGTCTCAGGGGCAAACCACGGCGTGGATCTCCTGTGGGTTTTAATCCCGTCCTGTATGTTGTTTTGGGTCCTCATTACATCCATTAGTCGACTCACTTTTGCTTCCGGTCAAACCTTTATCACTGCGGTCAACGAAAATATTGGCAGAACTGCGGGTTTTTATATCGTTCTTGCCATTATTATCGGGCAATTTTCCTCAAACATCGGGGTACTCGGTATTGTTGCGGAGGCGTCCGCAGCATGGTTAGATGTAAACTTTCTATTAATGGCGGTATTCTGGAGCGGCCTCATTTACATCCTCATTTTCTTCGGACAATATCAATCCTTTGAGCGGGTACTCATAGTACTTGTAACAATTCTGGGGCTGAGTTTTATCATTGATACATTTTTTGCGCATCCCTCGGCTAAAACGGTCATCCGGGGATTAGTGCCGGTTATTCCTGAAGGCGGAACAATGGTCGTTGCCGCGATGGTCGGCACAACACTTGCCGGAAGTGTGATCGTAATGCGATCGTTTATTGTCACCGATAAGGGTTGGACCCTGGCGGACCTCCGCAAGGAGCGTAAGGATTCAATTGCCTCTGCTATCCTGATTTTTGTGATCTCTGGTGTGATTATGATAGTGGCTGCGGCAACGATGCATGCACAGGGAATTCGGGTAAATGAAGCCATCGATATGGCTTTCACCCTGGAACCACTTTTGGGTGAATTTGCCGCCACAGTATTTGTAGTGGGAATCGTCGCAGCGGGACTCTCGTCGGCTTTTCCCAATGCACTCGTTTCCATCTGGTCGATTGCCGATTACTTTAATCTGTCACGGGATCCCAAAGCAACTCATTTTCGACTGCTCGCGCTTGTGTTTTGCGGTGCAGGAATTATTGCACCCCTGACCGGAGGAAAGCCAGTAATGATCCAGATAGCCTCACTGGCGATTCAGGCCGCATTGATGCCGCTTTTGGTCTTGTTCATAATAATACTCCTGAATAAAAAAGAAGTGGTGGGAGATTACACCAACACTCCGGTGATGAATTTTTTATGTGGAATAACGCTCCTCTATTCGGGGTTTATGGGTTATCAGGCGGTCATCGGAATTATAGAAACAGTGAATGCAATTTGA
- a CDS encoding T9SS type A sorting domain-containing protein codes for MNKIGLLFSLGIFAVFNFVNAQAPWSSERVYYNEKGVLEYTKDTLHNRIPDFSYAGYQNGEAGIPNVPVVKTISPVEGDNTDHIQDALFEVALSGTDENGITGALLLEAGVYEISGTLKINFNGVVMRGVGDGTNPESNTVIKAVGNSPSRRTVLVAGGGGTTYWSDRVEGTRQDIVTDSVFVGDRTFEIEDASGYAVGDNIIVYHPCSEAWLVAVDSGGTHWEEPGANPAEDFPWSPGSQPIVFNRYIKDIAGNTITFGVPVYNHLIRELSQSYIYKYARYGIRTKIGIENMRIQIESEHPTDEDHAWNGIDLFQVEDAWVRNCTVTGFARSGVRTNTATRITVENVNAIEPASGIDGGRRYNFNAYTASQQILFKNCHANKGRHAYMSNGMSWTSGIVFFDCTSSGAYASSEGHRRWSMGLLYDNVKELDGPRSGYNPRMLGLYNRGYYGSSHGWGAAHSVAWNTDVADGYLIVQQPPTAQNYAIGCFGDRVTGEEPYTSFPEPEGYIEGTNTPGLEPRSLYLAQLGQRIDTTIVGIHDKDAPVGTVPEKMRLSQNFPNPFNAETNIEFSVNTPDDISLKVYDLSGREVATLWSGFTNTGTYTVKWDGTSVSSGVYLVRLQSNMQMQTRRMILLK; via the coding sequence GTGAATAAAATCGGATTGCTATTTAGTCTTGGTATTTTCGCCGTATTCAATTTTGTTAATGCGCAGGCTCCCTGGAGCTCTGAACGGGTCTATTACAATGAGAAGGGGGTACTTGAGTACACAAAAGATACCCTGCATAACCGCATCCCCGATTTCAGCTACGCCGGATATCAAAACGGAGAAGCCGGTATCCCGAATGTTCCGGTTGTGAAAACCATCAGTCCGGTCGAGGGGGATAATACGGACCATATTCAGGATGCACTCTTTGAAGTTGCCCTGTCCGGGACCGATGAGAACGGCATCACGGGAGCCCTGCTACTTGAGGCCGGGGTCTATGAGATCTCCGGTACGTTAAAGATAAATTTTAATGGTGTTGTAATGCGGGGAGTTGGTGACGGTACGAACCCTGAATCGAACACTGTAATCAAAGCGGTCGGAAATTCGCCATCAAGACGGACAGTGCTCGTCGCCGGTGGGGGAGGTACAACCTACTGGAGCGATAGGGTGGAGGGTACACGGCAGGATATTGTTACCGATTCGGTCTTTGTCGGAGACCGCACCTTTGAAATTGAAGATGCCTCCGGCTATGCAGTAGGCGACAATATTATAGTATATCATCCGTGTTCCGAGGCATGGCTGGTTGCCGTAGACTCGGGGGGAACGCACTGGGAAGAGCCAGGAGCGAATCCGGCGGAGGACTTCCCCTGGAGTCCCGGGAGTCAACCCATTGTGTTTAACAGGTATATCAAAGATATCGCTGGGAATACTATCACCTTTGGCGTGCCGGTCTACAATCATTTGATACGGGAACTCTCCCAGTCATATATCTATAAATACGCCCGTTATGGAATACGCACCAAAATCGGCATTGAAAACATGCGGATACAAATCGAATCTGAACATCCCACTGATGAAGACCACGCCTGGAATGGCATCGATTTGTTTCAGGTGGAGGATGCATGGGTACGCAATTGTACTGTCACCGGATTTGCCCGCTCCGGAGTCCGAACAAATACAGCAACAAGAATTACCGTGGAAAATGTCAATGCAATTGAACCCGCTTCCGGCATAGACGGCGGGCGACGGTATAATTTTAACGCATATACGGCTTCACAACAAATTTTGTTTAAAAACTGCCATGCCAATAAAGGACGGCACGCCTACATGTCCAACGGGATGTCCTGGACTTCTGGTATTGTCTTCTTCGATTGCACTTCCTCCGGAGCCTATGCCAGTAGTGAGGGACATCGCCGTTGGAGCATGGGGTTACTTTATGATAATGTGAAAGAACTGGACGGCCCGCGTTCCGGGTACAATCCGCGAATGCTCGGTCTGTATAACCGGGGATATTACGGGTCCAGCCACGGATGGGGGGCAGCCCACTCTGTCGCCTGGAATACCGATGTAGCAGACGGTTATCTCATTGTGCAACAGCCGCCGACAGCCCAAAATTATGCCATCGGTTGTTTCGGGGATCGGGTTACCGGTGAAGAACCCTATACCTCATTTCCTGAACCTGAAGGGTATATAGAAGGAACAAATACTCCGGGACTGGAGCCGAGGTCCCTATATCTTGCGCAATTGGGGCAACGGATAGATACAACAATAGTCGGAATCCACGATAAGGATGCTCCAGTTGGGACAGTCCCCGAAAAAATGCGGCTTTCTCAGAATTTTCCGAACCCGTTCAACGCCGAAACGAACATAGAATTTTCGGTTAATACGCCGGATGATATCTCTCTCAAGGTGTATGATCTCTCGGGCCGGGAAGTTGCAACACTGTGGAGCGGATTCACAAATACAGGCACTTATACCGTTAAATGGGACGGCACGAGCGTGAGCTCCGGAGTCTATTTAGTCAGGTTACAAAGTAATATGCAGATGCAAACCCGACGCATGATATTGCTCAAATAA
- a CDS encoding alginate lyase family protein: MINKSMIKEVQNRLKRWIIPVLLGTLLGACGQTKSSDFQTKPITYEKNNILEVKFAVDNGTFEYMAAVDQLRDEADSLLNEGPWSVTMKDIFPPGGTKHDYMSYGPYWWPDPENPGGPYIRRDGKRNEAILTPDKEYRWMMTNAVERLALAYILFDDARYAEHAVELMRTWYIDEETYMAPHLNYGQGIPNRTPGRQYGIIESRSFIKVLDAVNLLSDSDAYTREIHRGLVDWYDQFLQWLLTSELGKKEARSGNNHEVSYALQVTTFAIFVGKDSVALDQLSNHFKGRIIHMIEPDGRQPEELQRTKSLFYSVFNLEFMLKLCYLGEQYGLDLFNYTSPDGRSVKKALDFIAPALSGEKEWPYQEITRGIIGEHHQFYVLRMAHMQYEEPKYEEILKNNYGDLYPYELGQIKWPLQNENN; the protein is encoded by the coding sequence ATGATTAACAAAAGCATGATCAAAGAAGTGCAAAACAGGCTGAAAAGATGGATAATCCCTGTTCTTCTGGGAACTCTGTTGGGCGCTTGCGGGCAAACAAAATCATCCGATTTCCAAACAAAACCTATTACTTACGAAAAAAATAATATTCTTGAAGTGAAATTTGCTGTAGATAATGGAACGTTCGAATATATGGCAGCGGTGGACCAGCTCCGGGATGAAGCGGACAGCCTGCTGAATGAGGGACCCTGGAGTGTCACCATGAAAGACATCTTTCCGCCCGGTGGCACAAAACATGACTACATGAGTTACGGCCCCTACTGGTGGCCCGATCCCGAGAATCCCGGCGGGCCGTATATCCGGCGCGATGGCAAACGAAATGAAGCGATCCTGACGCCCGACAAGGAGTATCGCTGGATGATGACAAATGCTGTCGAACGATTAGCCCTTGCATATATCCTTTTTGATGATGCCAGATACGCCGAACATGCCGTCGAACTCATGCGCACGTGGTATATCGACGAAGAGACGTATATGGCACCGCACCTCAATTACGGCCAGGGTATTCCGAACAGAACGCCGGGAAGACAATACGGGATCATCGAGTCACGGAGTTTTATCAAAGTACTCGATGCGGTGAATTTACTCAGTGACTCCGATGCCTATACCCGGGAAATCCACCGGGGATTAGTGGACTGGTACGATCAATTTCTGCAATGGCTGCTTACAAGTGAACTTGGAAAAAAAGAGGCCAGATCTGGAAATAATCACGAGGTCTCGTATGCCTTGCAAGTCACAACATTCGCCATTTTTGTGGGCAAGGACTCGGTCGCACTGGACCAGCTCAGTAACCATTTCAAAGGCCGGATTATTCACATGATTGAACCGGACGGACGCCAGCCGGAAGAATTACAGCGAACCAAGTCCCTCTTTTACTCCGTATTTAACCTCGAATTCATGCTCAAACTCTGTTATCTCGGTGAACAGTACGGTCTGGATTTGTTTAATTACACGTCGCCGGACGGCCGCTCTGTGAAAAAAGCCCTCGATTTTATTGCCCCGGCGCTATCAGGTGAAAAGGAGTGGCCCTACCAGGAGATTACCAGGGGAATTATTGGGGAGCATCACCAGTTTTATGTGCTTAGGATGGCACATATGCAATACGAGGAGCCAAAGTACGAAGAAATTTTAAAGAACAATTATGGTGACTTGTACCCATACGAACTGGGACAGATTAAGTGGCCGTTACAGAATGAGAATAATTAA
- a CDS encoding DUF5123 domain-containing protein, translating into MGNAQPGDTLIMRNGYWTDQYIRYSGEGIEGAPIVLRAEDPGRVLLNGTSVLRIDGAYLVVDGLYFKNGYTYSSHVIKFEKGTHHSRLTNTAIENYNPPSDIDNKWISVYGFYNRVDHCYMAGKRNGGTTLTIWLSGTSNNKHRIDHNYFGNRPELGENGGETIRIGTSDYSMSPCSSIVEYNYFEHCDGEVEIISNKSGENIYRYNTFYESAGALTLRHGNDCEVYGNFFIGNGKYNTGGVRIIGERHRVVNNYFERLNGTSLKSALPIMNGVPNSPLNRYFQVKNAVVAFNTFVDCQYSMILGAGADSERTLPPEDCIIANNIVDTYRQVITKEDEPVNMIWEGNIMHGTSLGIENPGGISEVDPELTLGVDSLWRITESSPAYGAAAGEYSWVTTDMDGQSRTLPKDVGADQVSGAEITNRPLTPNDNVGPTWYPAEPEVHRIPAALDTLRHAIETFFAGDTIELITFDEPYQISEPLVIDKHVIFKAADELDSRPVIRNITGGEGSAIFQMTSRGKLYLKGVTLDGLIDSPSPARYLFITDSTASKSYSIIADDCLFKDVGVGDEGNFLRGFRGTFADSLIFSNCLFTNAASAGFRMNEEADGSGEYNAKYIKFENCTFWNMRKSIVDIYGGDDVPFTPSPTLVINHCTVDNAGYEDTEILKVREMDFISITNTIFSNSPAQYTTQLYGMTAYISHSDTFNTGPVPTHRNAEIRDVVIDIDPLYAEPGNGDFTLTEGSHLYYDGNDGSAMGDLRWALYPPVSVDDDAGNSRPAAFRLAHTYPNPFNGGTTITYHINEQGYTALRVYDIRGMLRETLFTGMRQPGKYHIQWLPGDLASGTYFLELRSGARRSIQKVLYLK; encoded by the coding sequence ATGGGTAACGCTCAGCCGGGCGATACACTAATCATGCGGAACGGCTACTGGACGGATCAGTACATCCGGTACAGCGGTGAAGGAATCGAGGGTGCTCCGATTGTACTCCGGGCGGAAGACCCGGGCCGTGTATTGTTAAACGGGACCTCAGTTTTACGGATTGACGGCGCATATCTGGTCGTGGACGGCCTCTACTTTAAAAATGGCTATACCTATTCTTCCCACGTCATCAAATTCGAAAAGGGGACGCATCATTCCCGCCTGACGAACACTGCAATCGAAAATTATAATCCTCCAAGCGATATCGATAATAAATGGATCTCGGTCTACGGATTTTACAATAGGGTAGACCACTGTTATATGGCCGGGAAGCGAAACGGCGGAACGACGCTAACCATCTGGCTCAGTGGCACCAGTAATAATAAGCACCGTATTGACCATAATTATTTTGGGAACCGTCCTGAACTTGGAGAGAACGGCGGGGAGACCATCAGAATCGGAACCAGCGATTATTCCATGTCCCCGTGCAGTTCCATTGTCGAATACAACTATTTTGAACACTGCGACGGGGAAGTCGAAATTATCTCCAATAAGTCCGGAGAAAATATCTACCGCTATAATACCTTTTATGAATCAGCAGGGGCTCTCACTCTCCGACACGGAAACGATTGTGAAGTCTATGGAAACTTCTTTATCGGAAACGGCAAGTATAATACCGGCGGTGTGCGGATAATCGGAGAAAGACACCGAGTCGTTAATAATTATTTTGAAAGACTGAACGGTACCAGTTTGAAGTCAGCGTTACCGATCATGAATGGTGTGCCCAATTCACCGTTAAACCGGTATTTCCAGGTAAAAAATGCAGTGGTGGCATTTAACACATTTGTGGATTGTCAATATTCGATGATCCTCGGCGCCGGAGCTGACAGCGAGCGCACGCTTCCACCAGAAGATTGTATTATCGCTAATAATATTGTCGACACATACAGGCAGGTTATTACCAAAGAGGATGAGCCGGTCAATATGATATGGGAAGGGAATATCATGCACGGGACGTCGCTGGGTATCGAGAATCCCGGCGGAATTTCCGAGGTTGATCCGGAGCTGACCCTGGGGGTGGACAGCCTGTGGCGAATAACAGAGTCCAGTCCGGCATACGGAGCCGCTGCCGGGGAGTATTCGTGGGTTACCACCGATATGGACGGACAGTCCCGTACCCTCCCCAAAGATGTCGGGGCCGACCAGGTTTCGGGTGCAGAGATTACCAACCGTCCGCTCACGCCGAATGACAATGTGGGGCCGACGTGGTATCCGGCCGAACCGGAAGTCCATCGGATTCCGGCCGCGCTGGATACGCTTCGGCACGCGATCGAGACATTTTTTGCCGGTGATACCATAGAACTGATCACATTCGATGAACCTTACCAGATCAGCGAGCCGCTGGTCATTGACAAGCATGTTATTTTTAAAGCCGCTGACGAACTGGATTCCCGCCCGGTGATCCGGAATATCACTGGTGGGGAAGGCAGTGCCATATTTCAGATGACCAGCCGCGGAAAACTCTATCTGAAAGGTGTTACGCTAGACGGACTGATCGACTCACCATCGCCGGCACGGTACCTATTTATTACCGATTCCACGGCATCGAAATCCTACTCCATTATTGCAGACGATTGTTTGTTCAAAGATGTCGGCGTCGGTGATGAAGGGAACTTTCTCCGGGGATTCCGGGGTACCTTTGCCGATTCGCTCATCTTTTCCAACTGCCTGTTTACGAATGCCGCCTCGGCTGGATTCCGGATGAACGAAGAGGCTGACGGCAGCGGAGAGTATAACGCAAAATATATAAAATTCGAAAATTGCACTTTTTGGAACATGCGAAAGTCGATAGTGGATATCTATGGTGGAGACGATGTTCCGTTCACTCCGTCTCCTACCTTGGTGATAAATCATTGTACAGTTGATAACGCCGGGTATGAGGATACCGAAATTCTGAAAGTCCGGGAGATGGATTTTATTTCCATTACCAACACCATATTCAGCAACAGTCCTGCACAATATACCACGCAGCTCTACGGAATGACCGCTTACATTTCTCATTCGGATACCTTTAATACCGGCCCGGTTCCCACTCACCGAAACGCAGAAATCAGGGATGTCGTGATAGACATCGATCCCTTGTACGCCGAACCCGGCAACGGTGATTTTACGCTGACCGAGGGCTCTCATCTGTATTACGACGGCAATGACGGCAGCGCTATGGGAGATTTGCGATGGGCTTTGTATCCTCCGGTGAGCGTCGATGATGATGCCGGGAATTCCCGGCCCGCAGCGTTTCGTCTTGCACATACCTACCCAAATCCGTTCAATGGCGGGACCACGATAACCTACCATATCAATGAACAGGGATACACTGCTCTCCGGGTGTACGATATCAGGGGGATGCTCAGGGAAACCCTCTTTACCGGGATGCGTCAGCCTGGAAAGTATCATATTCAGTGGCTGCCTGGAGACCTGGCTTCGGGAACCTATTTTCTTGAACTCCGGTCCGGTGCGCGTCGAAGTATTCAAAAAGTACTGTACCTCAAATAA